In the genome of Synchiropus splendidus isolate RoL2022-P1 chromosome 2, RoL_Sspl_1.0, whole genome shotgun sequence, the window CAACACGACATATGTAAACTTTGGATCACACATGACAGAATTTTGTCAGTGGCCTTTTTCTTCACCTCCGTGGCAcatttttgtataaaaaaaaacacattctgttaCATCGCGTTGTGGATTTGAGGCTAAAAATCGCAGTTCAGGCTGCGCGGCACAGTGTagaatattgcttttttttcccacaaaagCATGGACTATATAGCATCAACTTTAGGCCCTCAGATGCCGTGATGTGCCACGGCAGTGGCTGGGGTTCTCACCTGTGTCTCGGAAAGAAGAGAAGCGAGGGAACGTGATCCACCATGAATTCCCACGGGAGATCGTTGCGTGCCACGTTGACCCTACGGGAGGAGAACCAGCCGCCAGTGTTCAGTGAACCTCCGTGTTCCTTGGGGCAGTGAGAGGCCGACCTACCGGGCCACGGCGATGGAGCCGTTCCGCTGCAGGAGTCTGGCCAGCTGGATGAGCACGTGGTTCAGCACGGAGCAGAAGCCGCACCACTGGGTGTAGTAGAACAGCAGCACGTCCTGGAGGGTGAGAGGATCTTTGTCAGTGTCTCCACTGAAACTGAGAAGAGCTGACCAGGCGGGGTCCGCGTAGGACACCCGGAAAAAAGGTCCACGAAAGAGGACACGGGGACACATGAGGAAGACGTTCGTCTCACCTTCTCCTCATGCATGACCGAAGGCAGGAAGGTGGACGTGGTCAGTTCGGCGATAAGTGGACGCGAGTGCGACTCCTGCTCCCCTCCACTCTGGCTCTCTTGCCCCACTAGGTGTCTCTGTAGGACACTGTGAGGTGTGCTGAAGTTCCGAATGAAGGCCTCTGCAGCAAGAGAAGCATCGACTCACAGATCCAGAGCTGCTCAGGACTTCTGCTCCAAGGGGGTCACTTACCTAAAGTCTGGGTGAGTGTCGCCACTGGACTCCGAGGGAGAACGTAGTGGCTTTCGTCCTTGAGGTTCACAATAGCAGCAAACGGTGCGTCTCCCTGGGGTCCTTCCAtcctctgaggaggaggaggagagctgctctcGTTTCCCGCTCCAAGACTCAGGGCCAGAGGCCAGTTGAGGGCAACGTCCAGCACATAGAACCTGAGCGTCCTGTTGGTGTGACACCTGAGTCCGGAGAGGAGGTCGTGCTCCTGAGGAGCTTTTGGGGCGTCTTTGGCAAGAGTCTTGTTTTGAAGTCGAGGCGTGCTTCTCCGGCAGCAGGCACTGAAGCGGCTGGAAGGGCTGTAGCTGCTCGCGAAATTGAAACAGCTCACAGAGGCTAAGGGCTTGGCGTCAGCAGGTCGCGGATGAAGGCAGCAGTGAGTGAGGTGGGTCTGCGGCACGTCCCTCCAGGAAACGCCGCAGCCGTCGTCTCTGCGGGAGAATCTCCGGCAAACGTCCAGCCAGCAGCCGGCGGGGCCGGGTCGCGGCACGGAAACCGAGTGGCAGCACCGCGAGTCCGACGAGAAGCTTCCGTCCCAGTTGGAGTGATGGTCCCGGTCACAGGAGTGGTAACGCAGAGCGACATCTGCCACCTGAGAGCACAGCAGTCGTCACCAGCTGCTGTTAGCGCCACCCCCTGGGAGAGTGCCTGAACCAGCAGGAGCAGGCACAACGCTCTTTTTGTGTCGCGAGGAGCTCCACGAAATGTCGGAACTTAGACCCAAGAATCTGGTCCACCAAGGAGTCACTGGGTGTGGAAACTAAAGACTAACATCTGGAAAACGGCCTACTGACCATTCACTCCACTGAAGCCGTGTTTTCTAGCACCCAGAAAAAACCTTTGGCCCTCAGAACCTCCTTGGGCAAACCCATTCGACCCTAGGGGACATCCTAACCCTGACACCATTAACTTGACAGGGGGCCTACCATTTTGGAGGAGGCACAAGCCTAGCCTTCATCCTAACCCCAACACCAGGTGTGGGACCTCCTAGGAGTGAGAAGTCTCTTCCACCCTGGGAGGCGCCCACTCACGATCGAGAAAGGCTTGTGAGTCTATCGCTGTGGCCTATATTTGGCAGGTGATGTTTCGACTGCATCTCTTGGAAGCACTGCGGCGACTGTGCCGATGGGCTCACCTGCTGCAGGACGGGGTTGGGCTCAGACGTCGTGGGATCGTGCGGCAGGAACAGCAGCAGCGCCGGACCTTTGGCCAGCTCATGCTCCAGGAGGCGCGACTTGGTGCCAGGAGGCTGCAGCCACTGCAGGACGCTCTCGCGGTGCTCGAACACCCAACTGCAGATGCTCTCGGAGGTGAAGTTGCGCTCCCTGCGGGGGAAAATCTGCATACGAGACATTCCATCGTCAGTTTACCGCGTTGACTGGAACCTGCAGGGAAACCGAGCTTACCAACGAGGAGTTCAGTCTTCTATGGAGGTAAACGGTTTCGTCTTGGTTTATAGAAATGGCCTCTGCCACCTGTTTGCTCGTCACCACGCCGAAACGCACCACACCACGGAAGTCTGCCGCAAAAAGGTTCGTGTCCGTCAGACTGAAGAACGGAAGTGGAGCTCTTGGGATGAGGCTAAGGCTTTTAGCAGATGCTCACAGATGCTGAGCCAGTGTTGTGGCTAAAGTGCCGCGCATGCATGTGAAGCTAGCTTTATAGCTACGATAACGCCGGGAACGATCGAGAATTCCACTcagtttcttctccttctcaccTCTTTTGAGAGCTTGTAGGGCCGAGGACAGGTAGGTGAGGTACCCCGGGGGCTGGGGAGACGAGTTGAACTGGAAGAAGCCCACCACCCGCAGCTGTGAGGGAAGAAATGTGAGCTTTGAAGTCAACAAATCCATCCAGAGAGAGGAGGTCCAGCGTGGCGGACTGTCTGCTATTGAGCATGGATGTCATGCAGGGTCCCCCGCCCTACGCTGAGACAGAAATCCTGGGAAGGAGCCTAGTTACAAGACGGCAGCACAGTGATAGGTTCCACGCCCAGCTAGACATCTAGAGCCTCGGTTTAGATGTTCTCCACACGCTCGCATGATTTCAGgtctcctcccacagtccaaattCAGACAGGGGGAATAGAGGACTCTAAAGCGAGGGTCAAATTTGAGGCCCTGGGGCCaagaatcaatacatttgaacagcgtgagatgttgcaaaagtattgtagcgtctgttggtagtagacaaaaacagccgtgCCGTCGTTCAggttcttcttttatttcactcaaacactgtgtagtggtctccagaaaagagacgctctcctcaacaactcccaaaaaacagaactctGTCTCAGCCCCAGCACAGCATCTCGCCCCCCCCTCACTCACTGGTCACCACTGAACTCTTAAAGGAACAGTGGCATAAACCCAGAATGTCACAGTTTTGCCagatctctctttttttttttcagtcatgtccccttaggggctccgTAAATATGCAATGTGAGGAGGTTTCAACTCAAATTTAAAAGGGAAAGTTGTCCTTGACTGTTTTAAACCCAGATATTTTCTGGTTACaagctttagccattgagctgaTGCTGCCTTTGCCagatatgaaatgaaaccaaaacTGTTTCACTTTACCTCCATTATTGTTATAATTATTATGGAGGGGGGAGCCCTGGAAGGTCCCGCTCACCTCGTGGCAGGACAGGAACTCCTCCAGCTTGGCTCGGGAGGGGAGGTACGTCAGCGGCGTCACCACCCGCAGGACGAAACTCTCCAGGTACGGAGCCAGGATGGGACCTCTGTACTCTATCGGCCCAAACCTGCCGTGCGACACAGAAGGACGAACTCAGACGCAGGCGCTGACGTCAGAGGGAGGAGCGCTCGTACCTGCGGTAGAAGAGGTGGATGGTTGGGTACTGGTAGAAGTGCGTCTGCTTCCTGCACTTGCCGTGGTTCCACCAGCAGTTGATGGCCACGAACTGAACCTGGATCATACAGCAGTAGTGAAACATGGACGCTGACACACAACAGTCACGTGACTCGGATTCATGCTGCACAGCTGCTCAGACTCATTACTTCGATCGAGTGGATGAGCGTCTAAAAGTATCCCCCTGTGAGGGCAGTTACAGCTGAAGACACAGAGCAGCGAAGAGGAACATGTTGGGGATGTTTGGAGATCAAACACTCCGTCATCCTGCCGAGTCCCGTACCTGTTTGGCCAGTTTCCTGGcgacctgctgcagctcctgccgCGCCGCCATGGAGTGAGCGCACCACGGAGCGTAGAAGAAGATAAGGGACACTTCGGCCACGCTGCGGAGACGCTCCACCTGGAGAAGGacggtcagaggtcagagagcACGATCCCGATCCATGGACCCTAAAGTGCTCGAAGCTTCATTTTCACCAGACCTCCAGAGGCACCTACACCTCTGCCAGgcatcacctcctccacagctgccacCACAAGTCGCTCCATTCAGGACCAGCTGCGTGGAGACCAAGTCGCATGACGGAACGACACTGTGGTTTTTAGACTTTTAAcctttccatccatcagcaccTCTCACTCATGGAGGttctggtgatgacatcacgctGTACGAGGTGATGCAACTGGAATTGGAGACTGAAAAAGTCATTCACCACTAATCTGTTATTTTCACCGACTCTTTATTTGTGTCTGTTGCTCAAGTTTGGAGGTGTTTATAAGCACACAGTCGGTTCATGTTTCGAGGCGTTTGTGTCTTTGCTCCTCTAGCCTTCAGGAGCACTACCTGAAAAGCAGCTTCATTCAAGTCAGTTCAAGCAATTTATTCGATCAGTTTTTAACGTGTTttttagggatgctccgattgttatcggccgatttcagcgtgaatgccgatcacttcctgtcactgccgatcacaacaagtGATCACGTGAGccggcactctgatgaagcacatgcacaggaaagtGTTCAAATAAaccacgccatttaaagctccagcacttgacggagcatgcagggttttccaggctcatgaaagtgagagcgctggttcctcagtaGCTGTtggcgcagctgacgcttagcaacacccgccggtccgagcgtgacaaaAGAAGTGTCGAAGAAGTTCATCGAGCCAGacgagcagcctttctcaggtgttgtttacgcggagacggaaacgactggatccgtcgccgttttggagtcaggtgcagcattcgctagccacctgaatctgaaacttttaaaaaggtccggagtggaaactgtCATAAAtccagtgctctctgtctcagagtcgcgctacaagcggccagtatgtaaatactTCATGGACACAGCAAAGAATCtccagagattcaccaaactgtgacgtctcacatcagATTAAATGTTCTTCCgtcgtccttttgacagaatggTTGTTGCATGCTGCAAGGTTTTTTCCCTatgttttgccttcttgaagaggtaaattaaaacatgaattaaaatggttcatgttttcatatcatgtccacagaaggtctcatcattttcattacaaattcattgtcaatccacgTGATCGGGGATCgacagcaaaaaccctgatcggagcttctctagtgtttttatttttttgcccgCTTCCATTTCAGTctttacattttcttcattccCACACTGTCTGCAAAAAAAgagtattttatatttttggcatttcacattttaaatttatatttttgctgCTATAGAGCATGTTAAGTTATGAACAAAATTCTGTTTTATGTACAGTTTTAATATGGTTTTTCTGACTCACATCTCTGATTctgatattttatttgaacCTGTATTTTGTGGGTTTAATATAAAAGATGTACAGTTCAATAAGAGCAAATGCTGAACTCAATAATCGTGATGATGATTTCCTCCACCGCCCAGAGTTCAGCCCTCCAGCTACTGCAGGAGAAGACACGACTGATGCTCCTGTCAAGCTTCTTCTGGACACCATCCTATCTGGTGAGTGcctttgttttcagtcacagCTCCACTCAGATTTTGTTCGACCATGAGGGCGACATGGTCCGGGTCGGCCCAGGTATTTTGGTCCGTTTTGGCAGCGGCTGTGGGCGACTACCCGAGAGGAAGCGCCTGGAACACTCACTGGAAGCACTCCAGATTTATACCCTGGTACTTCTGCATGTTTCCTTGGCTGGCTGCTGGCTCTCAGTGGACCACGTCCTTCTTAAGGTCTGGGTGAGGCCTTGAAACGTACCTGGTCGAGCTGACCCAAGTAGAGGTCGATCACTGGAGCGTCAGCAGAGAAGAACCGCGTCGGAGGACGAGCTACCGCCACCACATTCTTGGCTCGACTGGGAAGAGAAACAGGACCAATGTTCAATATTGACACGAGGATCAGAAGACTCGCTTGTCTCTGGTGTCCACACGGTTGGGGGTCAGACGCCGGCCACGTGAGGGCCACAAGTTTGGGGCAGAAACAGTCCATGAACACTGAGAAGTCAGTTGTCTGTCAGGTGAAGGGGGGCGTCCAGGAGGGGTCCCCTCTACTGGCCCCCACCGTGAGGCGGGCGTGAATCTGAAATCCTGATCAACCAGTTCAGCTCCGACTCCTACCAACACCGTTCTCAAGCTCACTTCATGAAGTCGTCAGACTGGAAGTGTAAAACTATGTGAGAAGCTTTCAGGTCAGCTGATCGCCATCCCCAGCTCTGATTGGTTGTCGACAGAATATTATTGTGACTACTATCGCTGAGCTCCGGTAGATAACGGGACGTTTTCAGGACCAAACGGCGAGATTTGGGCGACACAGCTCGCTTACCCGCACGTGAACTTGACAGCCAGGACAAGCAGGACCCCCAGCACGATCGCCCCGCAGAGCAGGTCCGGTCTCCGGGCCATCAGACTCAGCACCTGCCGGAGAGAGCGCCTCGCGCGCCGCAGCATTACAGCCGGTCGGCGGCTGCTCGGCCCATTTATACCACACCCCGGGCGCAGCGCAACTTCTCCATTTGCTTGACAGGACCGGCGGAAGACGAAGCTCCAGTGGATTGGATGTCGGCGCGGTTCTCGTGGAagacgtccacacacacacacgcacgcacgcacggacGGACCAACCTGCCTTCCCCACGTCGACTTTCCACTTCCGCAACAATGACGCCAGGGACCGTCGCGCAAGTTGTGCCTGTGAGTAGAGCGAAGACTTTAGAATGGAGCCTTGAACAACGAATATCTATACAGCTTTGTGAGCAGATTAAATGTGTGAAGTACCGATTCATATCCGcgcatttattgttttttttatttgtaaatttAACTGCTTTATGCTCGTAGCGGATCCGTACAACCTTTTGACAATCCCTGCGTTGCTATGGTTACATGTGTCGCTGACAGGAAGACGgcattaatgtttttttctttttttattttaaatgtgaagAATTAATCAAACCCAATGTGTCGTTATTTATTGTGATTTCCAAAGTATTTTATGTAATTTCtgagttttttttaagaatattaTGAGTTCATCATTAAACGATGtgcatttcattattattttcattttacactttaaatcattatttttcagtttcaccTCGTTGGTGTTTCAATACAATAATTGGTA includes:
- the txndc11 gene encoding thioredoxin domain-containing protein 11; this translates as MLRRARRSLRQVLSLMARRPDLLCGAIVLGVLLVLAVKFTCGRAKNVVAVARPPTRFFSADAPVIDLYLGQLDQVERLRSVAEVSLIFFYAPWCAHSMAARQELQQVARKLAKQVQFVAINCWWNHGKCRKQTHFYQYPTIHLFYRRFGPIEYRGPILAPYLESFVLRVVTPLTYLPSRAKLEEFLSCHELRVVGFFQFNSSPQPPGYLTYLSSALQALKRDFRGVVRFGVVTSKQVAEAISINQDETVYLHRRLNSSLIFPRRERNFTSESICSWVFEHRESVLQWLQPPGTKSRLLEHELAKGPALLLFLPHDPTTSEPNPVLQQVADVALRYHSCDRDHHSNWDGSFSSDSRCCHSVSVPRPGPAGCWLDVCRRFSRRDDGCGVSWRDVPQTHLTHCCLHPRPADAKPLASVSCFNFASSYSPSSRFSACCRRSTPRLQNKTLAKDAPKAPQEHDLLSGLRCHTNRTLRFYVLDVALNWPLALSLGAGNESSSPPPPQRMEGPQGDAPFAAIVNLKDESHYVLPRSPVATLTQTLEAFIRNFSTPHSVLQRHLVGQESQSGGEQESHSRPLIAELTTSTFLPSVMHEEKDVLLFYYTQWCGFCSVLNHVLIQLARLLQRNGSIAVARVNVARNDLPWEFMVDHVPSLLFFPRHRKHHSVKFPDDLAITLPNLLHFVLQHAGPPHCRTDSPGADAGLHAEFLALQQEVETLHHARELLSRQLTQLWRENRRLTFDTRELEARNSELRRERQQLEEQHRQKSRQLVEAVRRLQELADASENLLRENVLLRMLLRALKDRTGVQEEEEEEAAEEDVRDGQSRSNMTS